DNA from Garra rufa chromosome 5, GarRuf1.0, whole genome shotgun sequence:
GTGTGAATATCTATATCTGCAGTAGACTTCAACAGATGATTTTGCTAAACTAACATTATACCAATACAAGAAGACAAAGGTGTTAGCTAACACAACATTAAAAATTAGTACTGTTTAAAATCCTGTTATATTGAGTTGATACAGTTTTCAaaatgtttccaactctgactttgaaccaattctgtggAATGGCCCGtgcatatctatggttttgataaCACTGTCATTGCATGTTTTTAAATagtgcatttttttgttttttagaactCTGAAATGGGAGGATTCTTAAAATGCGTAAAGAAAATTGAGGAGGGATATGTGAACAAAGAAAGAGCAATCAGTCCATCTCTGCTGGAGTCTGAGTAAgatctaaaaacaaacaaatatgtaGTTGTAAACCaaatataatcttttttttaagtataaatATACTTTGTTTCAGGCTAAGTGATAACTCTGAGGAAGACGACCACAATAGCGATCATGAAGTCACAATAGTGGTATGTAAATACTGCCGACCTTGCGTAGTACAgaacatgttaattattttaccaaaataagagggatcataaaaacatatttatttagtactgacctgaataagatatttcacataagacatttacatatagtctacaagagaaaataataactgaatgatctatagatatttttttttgttgttgttgatttaGTGATCGTTGTTTttgagtcctgaacagttaaacttactactgttcttcagaaaagtcttacacattttttttttagcattttagtgtatttgaaacctttacaacaatggctgtatgattttgagattcatttttttacactgaggacaactgagggactcagttagatatgctactattacagaaggttgaaacgtAGGTTGAAACGttgactgatgctccagaaggaaaaaccatgcacagctgggggtgtaaacttttgaacggaatgaaaatgtgtacatttttcttactttgtctgaatattgtgtgtgtatgtatgtttatgtatgtatgtatgtatgtatgtatgtttatgtatgtataatgggttttttttttttccatttagtactgttcagaagctacagaagatatttatatGTTACCAgtagacaaaacaagttaaatttaccctgatcttcaaatttaaaaaagttttcacccctggctctgatttgtttgaaccttctgtaaaagttgcatgagttctcagtgtaaaaagatggatacagtcattgttggagtgggttcttacaaaaatgctaaaaatagttCAAAATCAGCTTGGACCAGAATGACTtgtctaaagaacagtgggcagtttgaGTGTtggacaagggactcatgaacaactttcactaaacaaaaaaaaaaaaaaaaaaaaaaaacacacccaggtgtggatcattcaagtaataacacagtattaagaatcaagagtatttAAAATTTCAAACAGGGTTATTtctatgaattcaactattattttctcttgtggactatatgtaaatgtcttttatgtgaaatatcttactctggccagtactaaataaaaaaatagcatccATTTTcaataatccctcttattttcgaaaaagtaattatttaatttaaacattttgcagattcagcaaggtgtatgtaaacttttgacttcaactgtatatataatttttgtttaatatcTTCTAAGAACAATTTCTCCTGTAACATCTAGATGCATTTATGTTGAAGAAATTATATTTAGTAGTCATTGTAAAACGTGAAAATTTGACAGtactactacttttttttttaaatagattaaCTTTCATAATgctaagaaatgttttttgagaagcatgttagaatgatttccaaaggatcatgtCATACTCGCTTTATCtattgattttattacatttttttcaggatagaGAAATTTTTGTTCCAGGTTACTTCAAAGGAAACAAGCACAAATGGCTCCCCCAATCCTCCTTGGAGATGCGGATCCAGGATTCGCTTTTAAATGACAATGAACAACAGTTAATCATCACAAATGGAAAAGATAACAAGACAAGTGCTTCTGGTAAAAAACAATCAAAGAAGAAACACAAAGATCCCAAAAGCAAAGGTATAGTCAGGACATCATCAAAATCATCTGTCGACTCTCTCTTTAAGGAGCAGGAAAAACAACATGAGACACAGGAGGTTTTAGCTGCATGTTCAGATGCTGAACATTCAGATTCTGCCCATTGCAGCCAACGACTTACCAAGCAGATCGTCCAGTGTGCCAAGAACTTGCATCATTCAGTGGTAATTGAAGAGACACAGAGAAACTCTATAGAGTTAATTACAGAAGCAGCAGTTCATATAGAGCATGAGGATGATGTGAGGTCTCCATCTCAAGTGGACTTGCAGTCTACGAGTAAACAGAAAATGAAGAAAAAGCACCAATTAAAAGGGCAAAAGGAAGCAGAGCCTGGTTCAGATACTCGTAGTGTGGACAATGTTCATTTAGTTGAGATGGATCAGTTTAGTGACTCACAAACTACTGAGAAGACACCCAAAAGaacaaaaaagaagagaaaagacAAAGACTGGACAAAGAGGGCAAATGTAGAGGACGAAAGTGGTACAGACATTCTCTTAAATGAAACTTTTGAAGTTCCTGTCACCAAACAACCTGAGCATATGCAGACATCAGAGGATATCACCGGATGTCTGTCACCTTATGTACCTAGATTAAAATCAGGGAAAAAGAAACAGAAGAATGGCTGTGAAGAATCTCAGTATGAATCTATTGATTTTCCTCTGGATGTAAGTTCAGTGTCTCAGTTTGATAATGCGATTACAGAACCAGCAGTAGAGTATGAGAATGATCTGAGACCTAACAATTACCTGCCCACCAAAAGCAATTCAATGTTGGCACCCCAAGGGGGAGACATTTCTATACAGAGTTATATTCAACAGACTGACAATGACTTTGGCTCACAGGATTTATTCAGGCCATTAAACAGTCAGAAACATAAGACCAATGAATTTCATAAAGCTGCATCTATTACAGCGAACACTGAAGAGAGTGATCAAGACAGTGATGTAACTCAAATAGAGACAGAAGGACCATTTAAATCCATATTTGGACAAGGAACCACTAGATGGTCGGATGGTGACACCCATGCACATGAGGGCGACAAAACTCAAAGAGAGACTGAGGGGCAATCTGTGTCCGTGTTTGGGGCAGGAACACCAAACAAGCAGTTTACAACTCAAGACATGTATGGTACCATACACCCAGGATACCAAAAGACAGACCAAAGTCCTATTGGGCTAAATGCTGAACTGCTTTCAAGCAGAGAGGAAAAAGTCAAGAGTGActataaaaaaagagaaacaatgTCAAGGTCTCTTAAGGATTCTGAAGATACAGGTGTAGAAGAGACTGTGAATGTGCAACCATCATCTAAACATTTACCACTGGCTGATGAACCATTAAGAGAAGTTTACTCAAGTCCCTGTGTGAGGCACATCTTGGGTAAACAAAGAGCGAGGGCAGAGATGGAAACCGATGTCCCAGAAAGTCCTTTGTTTAAAAATTATGGACTGagctttattaaaagaaaaagaaatagaaaGGATAACATGGGTGCAAGTGATTTGATACAGTGTGATTCAAATGTAGATGTCAGCTCTGAATCTCCAGTTGATAACATCACTGGAGATAAAACAACACCAGGAGAGAACGAGAAATCTTGTGAAGTGAACAATAAAGTAACAAATGAAGAGCAAAGGGAAGCATCAGTTTTACATTTAGAGGAAACATCAGAGCTCTTGGAGGAGAGTATTTTATCTATGGAGGCAGACAACACTGTTACTACAAAGGTTaagagaaaaaagaagaaaaagtacAAATTAAACGAGGATGAAGATGAAACAGTTCAGTTCAGTGAGTCACAATCTACTGAACTGATATCCAAAGTAactaaaaagaagaaaagaaaagacaaaGAGAAGACTAAGCTGCCATATGTAGAGGAGAATAGTGCTACAGATATCCCATCAAGTGAAACTTTGGACTCTGATAGGCCTGCAGAGTTGAGAGTAAATGAAGTGAATCAAACCAGTGAAGCTCCAGAGACTGATCTACCTGAGACATCAGAAGAAATCACAGGATGTCCAACGCCTAATGTAACTGCATTAAAATCAGTGAAGAAGAATAAAAAGAAGAAAAGGGATGAGACTGAAGAGCCTGAATATGAACCTGTTGATCTGGATGGGAGTTCTGTGTCTCAGTTTGATCATGTTGCCGAACTCAAAGTGGTTGAACAACAGGATGATCAGTTCTTTAAAGAGAGGCCAAGCGATAAAAACACAGCTGAAATTTTGGAAGGTAATACACCACATATTTTGAAGGTTGCCAAACataaaaagaaaagtcagaattcaaggCCTCCATCTCAAAGTGATGACATTGCACTGGAGAAACAAGCAGAAGAACTCTTGGAAAAGAAAAAGATGAAAAAGCAGAAAGAGCATAAGAATGCAGAACTTACTTCAGATATTGGTGACAATGTGCAGTTGTTAAAAAGGAGGAAGGAAAAGTTGTTTCAACACAGTGAGTCACAAACTATGGATTTACTGtctagaaaaacaaaaaagaagagaGCAAACAAAGACAAGGAAAGAACAACAGTTAGCTCATCAAATGAACTTTTGGAGCACATGGACGATGGACATTCAGAAATAAGAGGAAATCTGATTCAGTCCACAGAGGACACTGAGAACAATCAGCTTGAGCATTTACAGACAGAGGAAATCACAGGATGTCTGACACCTAATGTAGCTAGATTAAAATCAGGGAAGAAAAAGAAGAATGGCTGTGAAGAATCTCAGTATGAATCTGTTGATTTACCTCTGGATTTAAGTTCAGTGTCTCAGTTTGGTAATGTCACTGATAGATCAACTACTCTTGAAACTGTTGAAGAAAGACCAAGTGATGTTGTTGACCATACAGAAGCGGAATTAAATCATGCTGAGCGTTTAGATTCTGTCCAGTATGCAGAGAACTTGGATAAAGATCATTTGGAGGTAATTAAAGGGAGACAGCGAAAAACTGTAGAGGCGGTTACAAAACCACCAGTAGAGCATGAGAATGACATGAGACTCAACAATTACCTGCCCAACAAAAGCAATTCCATGTTGCCACCTCAAGGGGGAGACATGCCACCTCAAGGGGGAGACATTTCTATACAGAATTATATTCAACAGACTGACAGTGACTTTGGCTCACAGGATTTATTCAGGCCATTGAACAAATGCAGCTTTATGAATTTGATTGGTCTTAAGTTTCGGACTATTACAGCGAACACTGAGGAGAGTGATCAAGACAGTGATGTAACTCAAATAGAGACCGAAGGACCATTTGAGTCCACATTCGGACAAGGAATCTCAAGATGGTGGGATGGTGACACCCATGCACATGAGGACAACAGTGACAAAACTCGAATAGAGACTGAGGGGCAATCTGTGTCCGTGTTTGGAGCAGGAACACCAAACAAGCAGTTTACAACTCAAGATGTGAACAGTACCAAACATCTAGAATCCCAAAAGACAGACCAAAATCCTGTTGGGCTAAATGTCGAACTGCTCTCAAGAAGAAAGGAAAAAGATAAGAGTAACAAAACAAAGAGAAAAACAATGTCAAGTTCTCATAAGAATTCTAAAGATACAGGTGTAGAGGAGACTGTGAATGTGCAACAATCACCATTACCACTGGATGATGAACCATTAAGAGAAGTAAACTCAAGTCCCTGTGTGAGGCACATCTTGGGTAAACGAAGAGCGAGGGTGGAGATGGAAACAGATCTCCCAGAAATCCCTTTGTTTAGTAATGGCAGTCCaagctttattaaaaaaaaagcaaagagaAATGATAAAATGGGTGCAAGTGGTTTTATACAATGTGATACAAATGCAGATTTGAGCTCTAAATCTCCAGTCAATGACATCTCTGAAGATAAAACACCAGGAGAGAAGGAGAAATTTTGTGAAGTGGAAAATAGAGTAACAAATGAAGAGCAAAGGGAAGCATTAGTTTTACATTTAGAAGAAACATCAGAGCTCTTGGAGGAGAGTATTTTATCTGTGGAGGCAGATAAAAGTATTACTACAAAGGTTAAGAGGAAAAAGAAGAAAAGGTACAAATTAAACGAGCATGAAGATGGTGTAGAAAATCAGTCGGTTGAAACAGTTCAGTTCAATGAGTCACAATCTACTGAACTGATATCCAAAGTAACTAAacagaagaaaagaaaatacaaagAGAAGACTAAGCTGCCATATGTAGAGGAGAATAGTGCTAAAGATATCCCATCAAGTGAAACTTTGGACTCTGATAGGCCTGCAGAGTTGACAGTAAAAGAAATTAATCAAACCAGTGAAGCTCCAGAGACTGATCTACCTGAGACATCAGAAGAAACCACAGAATGTCCAACGCCTAATGTAAATTCATTAAAATCagtaaagaagaagaaaaagaagaagaaaagggATGAGACTGAAGAGCCTGAATATGAATCTGTTGATCTGGATGTGAGTTCAGTATCTCAATTTGATCATGTTGCCGAACCCGGAGTGGTTGAACTACAGGATGATCAGTTCTTTGAAGAGAGGCTAAACGataaaaaaacagctgaaacTTTGGAAGGTAATACACCACATATTTTAAAGCTTGCCAAACGtaaaaagaaaagtcagaattcaagtTCTCCATCTCAAAGTGATGACATTTTTAAACTGGAGAAACAAGCATCAGGCTCCCAGTCAGAAAGTGCAGAAGAacacttaaaaaagaaaaagataaaaaAGCAGAAATTAAAAGAGCAAAAGAATGCAGAACTTGCTTCAGATATTGGCGACTATGTGCAGTTATTTCAACAAAGTGATTCACAAACTACGGATTTACTATCCAGAAAATCAAATAAGAAGAGAGCAAACAAAGACAAGGAAAGAACAACAGTTAGCTCATCAAATGAACTTTCGGAGCACATGGATGATGGACGTTCAGAGATGAGAGGAAATGTGATTCAGTCCACAGAGGACACTGAGAACGATCAGCTTGAGCATTTACAGACATCAGAGGAAATTACAAGATGTCCTTCCCCCAATGTAACCAAATTAAGCTCaggaaagaaaaagaagaaaaaaagggaTACAAGTGAGAAGCATCAGGATGAATCTGTTGATGTGGAGTTGGATGTGAGTTCTATGATTGAAAGAAGGCCAAACACAGTAGAACATGTGGAAAACATGAATTCACCTGCCCTTTCGGACAGC
Protein-coding regions in this window:
- the pho gene encoding phoenix, which translates into the protein MALSNEEDTTQLASPRKKKNVPVVARVTDLIDTDPHSELIFETPPPDVVNSINECFEQFTSTLEKKSDAPVHEPSSDSDSDGWLFMTQSVTKAVQTIRRHKSESICDSGNVRDNGDTENERESGCHRAECLNKRKYLIEFGPRRAIFPFLKKPRQHLPLRKYHILENSEMGGFLKCVKKIEEGYVNKERAISPSLLESELSDNSEEDDHNSDHEVTIVDREIFVPGYFKGNKHKWLPQSSLEMRIQDSLLNDNEQQLIITNGKDNKTSASGKKQSKKKHKDPKSKGIVRTSSKSSVDSLFKEQEKQHETQEVLAACSDAEHSDSAHCSQRLTKQIVQCAKNLHHSVVIEETQRNSIELITEAAVHIEHEDDVRSPSQVDLQSTSKQKMKKKHQLKGQKEAEPGSDTRSVDNVHLVEMDQFSDSQTTEKTPKRTKKKRKDKDWTKRANVEDESGTDILLNETFEVPVTKQPEHMQTSEDITGCLSPYVPRLKSGKKKQKNGCEESQYESIDFPLDVSSVSQFDNAITEPAVEYENDLRPNNYLPTKSNSMLAPQGGDISIQSYIQQTDNDFGSQDLFRPLNSQKHKTNEFHKAASITANTEESDQDSDVTQIETEGPFKSIFGQGTTRWSDGDTHAHEGDKTQRETEGQSVSVFGAGTPNKQFTTQDMYGTIHPGYQKTDQSPIGLNAELLSSREEKVKSDYKKRETMSRSLKDSEDTGVEETVNVQPSSKHLPLADEPLREVYSSPCVRHILGKQRARAEMETDVPESPLFKNYGLSFIKRKRNRKDNMGASDLIQCDSNVDVSSESPVDNITGDKTTPGENEKSCEVNNKVTNEEQREASVLHLEETSELLEESILSMEADNTVTTKVKRKKKKKYKLNEDEDETVQFSESQSTELISKVTKKKKRKDKEKTKLPYVEENSATDIPSSETLDSDRPAELRVNEVNQTSEAPETDLPETSEEITGCPTPNVTALKSVKKNKKKKRDETEEPEYEPVDLDGSSVSQFDHVAELKVVEQQDDQFFKERPSDKNTAEILEGNTPHILKVAKHKKKSQNSRPPSQSDDIALEKQAEELLEKKKMKKQKEHKNAELTSDIGDNVQLLKRRKEKLFQHSESQTMDLLSRKTKKKRANKDKERTTVSSSNELLEHMDDGHSEIRGNLIQSTEDTENNQLEHLQTEEITGCLTPNVARLKSGKKKKNGCEESQYESVDLPLDLSSVSQFGNVTDRSTTLETVEERPSDVVDHTEAELNHAERLDSVQYAENLDKDHLEVIKGRQRKTVEAVTKPPVEHENDMRLNNYLPNKSNSMLPPQGGDMPPQGGDISIQNYIQQTDSDFGSQDLFRPLNKCSFMNLIGLKFRTITANTEESDQDSDVTQIETEGPFESTFGQGISRWWDGDTHAHEDNSDKTRIETEGQSVSVFGAGTPNKQFTTQDVNSTKHLESQKTDQNPVGLNVELLSRRKEKDKSNKTKRKTMSSSHKNSKDTGVEETVNVQQSPLPLDDEPLREVNSSPCVRHILGKRRARVEMETDLPEIPLFSNGSPSFIKKKAKRNDKMGASGFIQCDTNADLSSKSPVNDISEDKTPGEKEKFCEVENRVTNEEQREALVLHLEETSELLEESILSVEADKSITTKVKRKKKKRYKLNEHEDGVENQSVETVQFNESQSTELISKVTKQKKRKYKEKTKLPYVEENSAKDIPSSETLDSDRPAELTVKEINQTSEAPETDLPETSEETTECPTPNVNSLKSVKKKKKKKKRDETEEPEYESVDLDVSSVSQFDHVAEPGVVELQDDQFFEERLNDKKTAETLEGNTPHILKLAKRKKKSQNSSSPSQSDDIFKLEKQASGSQSESAEEHLKKKKIKKQKLKEQKNAELASDIGDYVQLFQQSDSQTTDLLSRKSNKKRANKDKERTTVSSSNELSEHMDDGRSEMRGNVIQSTEDTENDQLEHLQTSEEITRCPSPNVTKLSSGKKKKKKRDTSEKHQDESVDVELDVSSMIERRPNTVEHVENMNSPALSDSTFTSKKKRKKKHKLKEQEEAEPGVDTHSVDNVYSVEMDQFIELQTSEMTPKRTKKKRKDKERTKTAHLEDNRGTDILLNETFEASETEQPEHIQTSEEITGCPSPNITKLKSEKKKKKNGSKESQYESVDFALDVSSVSQETVEERPSDVVELTEAELNDTKHKKKRKRSSLSGNNSSDAQMQETVAPERKRKKKRNSDYITNVCGELTLESSDHTVPQKSKRKKNKEMSESTSHVLDDSAELETVQTKRTDSTQTNVITSLGDYVDTSKKKKKR